One Thalassotalea atypica DNA window includes the following coding sequences:
- a CDS encoding class I SAM-dependent methyltransferase, giving the protein MGKYNFIVGITLLLFVSDTFGGSNGKDAIWHSVHNNSYRTAEEIKRDEFRNPEQVLRFFEINETSSVGEVAPGGGWYTHILAPLLKDKGRYVGLQHNPAYYGKWPDWAKKLSAYPEKIKSEQDLYGNNAIGTWLPAVEGLPVEAASLDFVFITRTMHNWQNQGRLENGLKQSWQILKDNGVLAIVQHREDESSTRDREASSKRGRWKQSDLISVIESFGFKLVASSEMNSNINDTKNYEKGVWTLPPSLALKEKDKEVYTKIGESDRMTLKFVKVSS; this is encoded by the coding sequence ATGGGTAAATATAATTTTATTGTAGGCATTACACTTTTATTATTTGTAAGTGATACCTTCGGTGGCTCAAATGGTAAAGATGCGATTTGGCATTCAGTTCACAATAATTCTTACCGCACAGCGGAAGAAATCAAACGAGATGAATTCCGTAATCCAGAACAGGTGTTACGTTTTTTTGAAATTAATGAAACATCTTCAGTAGGTGAAGTCGCACCTGGCGGCGGTTGGTATACCCATATACTTGCACCCTTATTAAAAGATAAAGGAAGGTATGTAGGGTTGCAACACAACCCGGCTTACTATGGAAAGTGGCCTGACTGGGCGAAAAAACTTTCTGCCTATCCGGAGAAAATAAAAAGTGAACAAGACTTATACGGGAATAACGCGATTGGTACTTGGTTACCGGCCGTTGAAGGGTTACCAGTAGAGGCGGCGTCATTAGATTTTGTTTTTATCACGCGTACAATGCATAACTGGCAAAATCAAGGAAGGTTAGAAAATGGACTCAAGCAATCTTGGCAAATATTAAAAGACAATGGTGTTTTGGCCATCGTGCAACACAGGGAAGATGAAAGCTCTACAAGGGATCGTGAAGCTTCTTCGAAACGTGGGCGTTGGAAACAATCAGATCTTATTAGTGTAATTGAATCATTTGGGTTTAAATTAGTAGCTAGCTCAGAAATGAACTCTAATATTAACGACACAAAAAACTATGAGAAAGGTGTTTGGACATTACCTCCAAGCCTTGCATTGAAAGAAAAAGACAAAGAAGTTTACACAAAAATCGGTGAATCAGATCGTATGACTCTTAAATTTGTTAAAGTTTCATCATAG